A part of Mustela erminea isolate mMusErm1 chromosome 9, mMusErm1.Pri, whole genome shotgun sequence genomic DNA contains:
- the LOC116598846 gene encoding stromelysin-1: protein MQNRPALLLLCVAVCSAYPAERAVQDEDSTELVQQYLEKYYKLAKDTKPFVKRRDRGPVIEKIREMQKFLGLEVTGKLDADTLDMMRKPRCGVPDVGGFTTFPGMPKWRKTHLTYRIINYTLDLPRDAVDSAIEKALSLWQEVTPLTFSRADDGEADIKISFAVRDHGDFSPFDGPGNVLGHAYPPGPGIFGDAHFDDDEQWTRDTSGTNLFLVAAHELGHSLGLFHSADPRALMYPVYSAHTDLARFRLSPDDVAGIQSLYGSPPGSPDDPVAPTESVPSEPGTPAACDPALSFDAVSTLRGEILFFKDRYFWRKSLRTLEPGFYLISSFWPSLPSGLDAAYEDTSKDTVFLFKGNQFWAMRGTEPQAGYPKGIRTLGFPATVGKIDAALFDKEKKKTYFFVGDKYWRFDEKRQSMEPGFPRQIAEDFSGVDTKVDAAFEAFGFYYFFSGPSQLEFDPNARKVTHTLASSSWLNC from the exons ATGCAGAACCGTCCAGCTCTCCTGTTGCTCTGTGTGGCTGTGTGCTCAGCCTACCCAGCGGAGAGGGCTGTACAGGACGAGGACAGCACGGAGCTTGTTCAG CAATACCTGGAAAAATACTACAAACTTGCAAAAGATACGAAACCGTTTGTTAAAAGAAGGGACCGTGGTCCCGTCATTGAGAAAATCCGAGAAATGCAGAAGTTCCTCGGGTTGGAGGTGACGGGGAAGCTGGACGCAGACACTCTGGACATGATGCGTAAGCCCAGGTGTGGCGTTCCCGACGTCGGCGGCTTCACCACCTTCCCTGGCATGCCCAAGTGGAGGAAAACCCACCTTACCTATAG gaTTATAAATTATACGTTGGATTTGCCAAGAGATGCTGTTGATTCTGCCATTGAGAAAGCCCTGAGCCTCTGGCAGGAGGTGACCCCACTGACCTTCTCCAGGGCTGATGACGGAGAGGCTGACATAAAGATCTCCTTCGCAGTTAGag ATCATGGAGACTTTAGCCCTTTTGATGGACCTGGAAATGTTTTGGGTCATGCCTACCCGCCCGGCCCCGGCATTTTTGGAGACGCCCACTTTGACGACGATGAACAGTGGACAAGGGACACTTCAG GAACCAACTTATTCCTGGTCGCTGCTCATGAACTTGGCCACTCCCTGGGTCTCTTTCACTCGGCCGACCCCCGTGCTCTGATGTACCCAGTCTACAGCGCACACACAGACCTGGCCCGCTTCCGCCTTTCTCCAGATGACGTGGCCGGCATCCAGTCCCTGTACG GATCTCCCCCTGGCTCCCCGGATGACCCCGTGGCGCCCACGGAATCTGTGCCTTCAGAACCGGGGACCCCAGCGGCGTGCGACCCTGCTTTGTCCTTCGATGCAGTCAGCACCCTGAGGGGAGAAATCCTCTTCTTTAAGGACAG gtatttttggCGCAAATCCCTCAGGACACTTGAACCTGGATTTTATTTGATCTCTTCGTTTTGGCCGTCGCTCCCTTCAGGCCTGGATGCCGCATATGAAGACACTAGCAAGgacactgttttcctttttaaag GAAATCAGTTCTGGGCCATGAGAGGAACGGAGCCACAAGCAGGTTATCCAAAAGGCATCCGCACCCTGGGTTTTCCTGCAACCGTAGGGAAAATTGATGCGGCCCTTtttgataaagaaaagaagaaaacatatttctTCGTAGGAGACAAATACTGGCG ATTTGACGAGAAGAGACAATCCATGGAGCCGGGCTTCCCCAGGCAAATAGCGGAAGACTTCTCAGGGGTGGACACGAAGGTCGACGCTGCTTTTGAAGCATTTG